A stretch of the Argentina anserina chromosome 6, drPotAnse1.1, whole genome shotgun sequence genome encodes the following:
- the LOC126799096 gene encoding 40S ribosomal protein S2-4-like gives MAERGGAAAPAGERGGFGRGFGGRGGRGGDRGRGGRRRGAGRRDEEEKWVPVTKLGRLVKDGKISSLEQIYLHSLPIKEHQIIDTLCPGLKDEVMKIMPVQKQTRAGQRTRFKAFVVVGDSNGHVGLGVKCSKEVATAIRGAIILAKLSVIPVRRGYWGNKIGKPHTVPCKVTGKCGSVTVRMVPAPRGSGIVAARVPKKVLQFAGIDDVFTSSRGSTKTLGNFVKATFDCLLKTYGFLTPEFWRETRFTKSPFQEHTDLLAKPTGKLILDTVERVEA, from the exons ATGGCTGAAAGAGGAGGAGCCGCCGCCCCAGCCGGCGAGCGTGGAGGCTTCGGCAGAGGCTTTGGAGGCCGTGGCGGCCGCGGAGGCGACCGCGGTCGTGGCGGCAGGCGTCGCGGCGCTGGCCGCCGTGACGAGGAGGAGAAATGGGTCCCGGTCACCAAGCTCGGCCGTCTCGTGAAAGACGGCAAGATCTCATCCCTGGAGCAGATCTACCTCCACTCTCTCCCAATCAAGGAGCACCAGATCATCGACACACTCTGCCCCGGCCTCAAGGACGAGGTCATGAAGATCATGCCCGTCCAGAAACAGACCCGCGCCGGTCAGAGGACCCGGTTCAAGGCCTTCGTCGTCGTCGGGGACTCCAACGGCCACGTCGGACTTGGAGTCAAGTGCAGCAAGGAGGTTGCTACCGCTATTCGCGGTGCGATTATCCTCGCCAAGCTGTCGGTGATCCCTGTGAGGAGGGGGTACTGGGGGAACAAGATCGGGAAGCCGCATACGGTGCCGTGTAAGGTGACTGGCAAGTGTGGCTCTGTCACTGTGAGGATGGTGCCCGCTCCTCGTGGTTCTGGAATCGTGGCGGCTAGGGTTCCTAAGAAGGTGCTGCAGTTTGCTGGGATTGATGATGTCTTCACCTCTTCCAGGGGGTCCACCAAGACTCTTGGCAACTTTGTCAAG GCTACTTTTGATTGTCTCCTGAAAACCTATGGTTTCTTGACACCTGAATTCTGGAGAGAGACTCGCTTCACTAAGTCCCCGTTCCAAGAGCATACTGATCTTCTTGCCAAGCCAACTGGTAAGCTAATCCTGGACACTGTTGAGAGGGTTGAGGCCTGA
- the LOC126797112 gene encoding vesicle-associated protein 1-2-like codes for MVAKVMQSGAIVVGSTVSPPTYTEVLQRSNAPVETPQLVNHVDPPRPPSPIWESLKEGSLPMVSVGNVNSNDNEFKLASRAFRERQEPRDNHEAKSLIASLTEQKNYTIQQNNKL; via the exons ATGGTGGCTAAAGTTATGCAATCTGGAGCTATTGTGGTTGGCTCTACAGTCTCTCCTCCTACATATACTGAAGTGCTTCAGAGGTCAAATGCACCAGTGGAAACACCTCAGTTG GTTAACCATGTTGACCCACCTAGGCCGCCATCTCCTATCTGGGAAAGTTTAAAGGAAGGTTCATTGCCTATGGTTTCAGTGGGCAATGTGAATTCAAATGATAATGAGTTCAAACTTGCTTCAAGAGCTTTTAGGGAGAGACAAGAGCCTCGAGATAACCATGAGGCTAAAAGTCTTATTGCGAGCCTGACTGAGCAGAAAAATTATACTATTCAGCAAAACAATAAGCTTTAA
- the LOC126799099 gene encoding late embryogenesis abundant protein 1-like: MASRQPGQNLAHQAGELSGQAQVKRDEFQNKASEVSHAAQNKASEASQAAQNKAGDASSTAQDIKDQASHLLQQTGEQVKSMAQGAADAVKNTLGMNNPSNPNNPGHNASNPSNNPSNPNNPSNPSNNPRI; the protein is encoded by the exons ATGGCAAGCCGTCAACCAGGTCAGAATTTGGCACACCAGGCCGGCGAGTTGAGCGGCCAAGCTCAG GTGAAGAGGGATGAGTTTCAGAACAAGGCATCAGAGGTTTCTCATGCTGCCCAGAATAAGGCATCAGAAGCATCTCAGGCTGCCCAAAACAAGGCAGGAGATGCTTCTAGCACTGCCCAAGATATCAAAGACCAAGCTTCTCACCTCCTCCAACAG ACAGGAGAGCAAGTGAAAAGCATGGCTCAAGGTGCAGCTGATGCAGTGAAGAACACTTTGGGAATGAATAACCCTAGCAACCCAAACAACCCCGGCCACAACGCAAGCAATCCAAGCAACAACCCAAGCAACCCAAACAACCCTAGCAACCCAAGCAACAACCCAAGGATTTGA
- the LOC126797114 gene encoding late embryogenesis abundant protein 2: MESQGQRQSLRGQAQEPNRQDVSPEAMRKAEEAKNKTNQSAQQAKEKTESTMSQVKDKAAQATEETRRKTQDAADKAKETGQAGKEKTSGILHQTGETMKNMAQGAADAVKSTVGMGKKDDLDDPYMETTTTTRTNTGTTGAPGTRK; the protein is encoded by the exons ATGGAGTCCCAAGGTCAGAGACAGAGCTTGAGAGGCCAAGCTCAG GAACCAAATAGGCAGGACGTGAGCCCAGAGGCGATGCGGAAAGCGGAAGAGGCGAAGAACAAGACCAACCAGAGTGCGCAACAAGCCAAGGAGAAAACAGAGTCTACAATGAGCCAGGTGAAGGACAAGGCGGCGCAGGCGACAGAGGAGACAAGGAGGAAGACCCAAGACGCCGCAGATAAGGCTAAAGAGACTGGCCAGGCCGGGAAAGAGAAGACGAGTGGGATTCTCCACCAGACCGGAGAAACAATGAAGAATATGGCACAAGGTGCGGCTGATGCTGTGAAGAGCACTGTTGGGATGGGTAAGAAAGATGACCTAGACGATCCTTATATGGAAACTACCACCACTACTAGGACTAATACTGGAACTACAGGGGCTCCTGGGACAAGGAAGTAG
- the LOC126799090 gene encoding uncharacterized protein LOC126799090 isoform X1, with the protein MFIFSFLRFLEFWLCYLNIKMPKVRRSSSSSLNRSRASPYPCTSEDADHYKLNSPLENTENLKEWEDTRCPICMEHPHNAVLIKCSSHENGCMPYMCNTSYRHSNCLDQFCKSSVPDSTSMMLQELPLTHTASHSSREEELLPGQTSPCGSQLQLHPACPLCRGKIYGYIVVEAARHFMNFKVRSCSSETCDFSGNYSELRKHARTEHPYVRPSEVDPDRRRDWMRLERQRDLEDVLSIVEVGTGDDIFPDPSTESGLLASFLRAMYHSLELMFYSQWFDSSSDIEQTHSRSPGRMTRVQQNNYSVSATRRNNTASDSTSRSRGLLWRRDNNDLQMSRAPRPSNDSMSGETGHAPSRRSNNTLAEDSRIRRRANSFSEEGTNRVFRRGNNTVSGTAPASTWGNNSVPEEGTRASRRDSNSVSEVSNRMHRWGNNWEEIRWGNSSLPVEADDPRRWGDTSVPESTPRPRGRRYRYYGGPTYHNRR; encoded by the exons ATGTTCATTTTTAGTTTCTTGCGATTTCTGGAATTCTG GTTGTGCTATCTCAACATCAAGATGCCCAAAGTCAGACGATCATCTTCATCGTCTCTTAATCGATCCAGGGCATCTCCTTATCCTTGCACATCTGAGGATGCTGATCATTACAAGTTGAATAGTCCGTTGGAAAACAcagagaatttaaaagaatgGGAAGATACTAGGTGCCCCATCTGCATGGAACACCCGCATAATGCTGTTCTTATAAAATGTTCTTCCCATGAGAATGGCTGCATGCCTTACATGTGCAATACAAGCTATCGGCACTCAAATTGTCTTGACCAGTTTTGTAAATCTTCTGTTCCCGACTCCACATCAATGATGTTGCAAGAACTTCCTCTGACGCACACCGCCTCTCACAGTTCTAGGGAAGAAGAATTGCTGCCTGGGCAAACCAGCCCTTGTGGAAGTCAGTTGCAGCTACATCCAGCCTGCCCTCTCTGTCGGGGAAAGATCTATGGATATATTGTTGTAGAGGCCGCTCGTCACTTCATGAATTTCAAAGTGAGGAGCTGCTCCTCTGAGACTTGCGACTTTAGTGGAAATTATTCAGAATTGAGGAAACATGCAAGGACAGAACACCCTTATGTCAGGCCATCAGAGGTGGATCCAGATCGACGTCGTGATTGGATGAGATTGGAGCGTCAAAGAGACTTGGAAGACGTGCTTAGCATAGTTGAAGTAGGGACTGGAGATGATATTTTCCCGGATCCATCAACTGAGAGTGGCTTGCTGGCTTCCTTTTTGAGGGCTATGTATCACTCGCTTGAGCTTATGTTTTATTCTCAATGGTTTGACAGTTCAAGTGACATAGAACAGACTCATAGTAGAAGTCCAGGGAGAATGACTAGGGTGCAGCAAAACAATTACTCAGTCTCTGCGACAAGAAGGAACAACACTGCATCAGATAGCACATCCCGTTCCAGAGGTCTACTTTGGCGAAGAGATAATAACGATCTACAGATGAGTCGTGCCCCAAGACCTAGCAACGATTCTATGTCAGGGGAGACTGGCCATGCCCCCAGTAGACGGAGCAACAACACGTTGGCAGAGGATAGCCGCATTCGTAGACGGGCCAACTCGTTCTCTGAGGAGGGTACAAACCGTGTCTTTAGAAGGGGTAACAACACTGTATCAGGCACTGCCCCTGCCTCCACGTGGGGCAACAACTCCGTGCCAGAGGAGGGTACCCGTGCCTCCAGAAGAGACAGCAATTCCGTATCAGAAGTGAGTAATCGTATGCACAGATGGGGCAACAACTGGGAAGAGATTAGATGGGGCAACAGCTCCTTACCAGTTGAGGCTGACGATCCCCGTAGATGGGGTGATACTTCTGTACCAGAAAGCACACCCAGACCTCGGGGACGGAGATATAGATATTATGGAGGGCCAACATACCATAACAGAAGATGA
- the LOC126799090 gene encoding uncharacterized protein LOC126799090 isoform X2 yields the protein MPKVRRSSSSSLNRSRASPYPCTSEDADHYKLNSPLENTENLKEWEDTRCPICMEHPHNAVLIKCSSHENGCMPYMCNTSYRHSNCLDQFCKSSVPDSTSMMLQELPLTHTASHSSREEELLPGQTSPCGSQLQLHPACPLCRGKIYGYIVVEAARHFMNFKVRSCSSETCDFSGNYSELRKHARTEHPYVRPSEVDPDRRRDWMRLERQRDLEDVLSIVEVGTGDDIFPDPSTESGLLASFLRAMYHSLELMFYSQWFDSSSDIEQTHSRSPGRMTRVQQNNYSVSATRRNNTASDSTSRSRGLLWRRDNNDLQMSRAPRPSNDSMSGETGHAPSRRSNNTLAEDSRIRRRANSFSEEGTNRVFRRGNNTVSGTAPASTWGNNSVPEEGTRASRRDSNSVSEVSNRMHRWGNNWEEIRWGNSSLPVEADDPRRWGDTSVPESTPRPRGRRYRYYGGPTYHNRR from the coding sequence ATGCCCAAAGTCAGACGATCATCTTCATCGTCTCTTAATCGATCCAGGGCATCTCCTTATCCTTGCACATCTGAGGATGCTGATCATTACAAGTTGAATAGTCCGTTGGAAAACAcagagaatttaaaagaatgGGAAGATACTAGGTGCCCCATCTGCATGGAACACCCGCATAATGCTGTTCTTATAAAATGTTCTTCCCATGAGAATGGCTGCATGCCTTACATGTGCAATACAAGCTATCGGCACTCAAATTGTCTTGACCAGTTTTGTAAATCTTCTGTTCCCGACTCCACATCAATGATGTTGCAAGAACTTCCTCTGACGCACACCGCCTCTCACAGTTCTAGGGAAGAAGAATTGCTGCCTGGGCAAACCAGCCCTTGTGGAAGTCAGTTGCAGCTACATCCAGCCTGCCCTCTCTGTCGGGGAAAGATCTATGGATATATTGTTGTAGAGGCCGCTCGTCACTTCATGAATTTCAAAGTGAGGAGCTGCTCCTCTGAGACTTGCGACTTTAGTGGAAATTATTCAGAATTGAGGAAACATGCAAGGACAGAACACCCTTATGTCAGGCCATCAGAGGTGGATCCAGATCGACGTCGTGATTGGATGAGATTGGAGCGTCAAAGAGACTTGGAAGACGTGCTTAGCATAGTTGAAGTAGGGACTGGAGATGATATTTTCCCGGATCCATCAACTGAGAGTGGCTTGCTGGCTTCCTTTTTGAGGGCTATGTATCACTCGCTTGAGCTTATGTTTTATTCTCAATGGTTTGACAGTTCAAGTGACATAGAACAGACTCATAGTAGAAGTCCAGGGAGAATGACTAGGGTGCAGCAAAACAATTACTCAGTCTCTGCGACAAGAAGGAACAACACTGCATCAGATAGCACATCCCGTTCCAGAGGTCTACTTTGGCGAAGAGATAATAACGATCTACAGATGAGTCGTGCCCCAAGACCTAGCAACGATTCTATGTCAGGGGAGACTGGCCATGCCCCCAGTAGACGGAGCAACAACACGTTGGCAGAGGATAGCCGCATTCGTAGACGGGCCAACTCGTTCTCTGAGGAGGGTACAAACCGTGTCTTTAGAAGGGGTAACAACACTGTATCAGGCACTGCCCCTGCCTCCACGTGGGGCAACAACTCCGTGCCAGAGGAGGGTACCCGTGCCTCCAGAAGAGACAGCAATTCCGTATCAGAAGTGAGTAATCGTATGCACAGATGGGGCAACAACTGGGAAGAGATTAGATGGGGCAACAGCTCCTTACCAGTTGAGGCTGACGATCCCCGTAGATGGGGTGATACTTCTGTACCAGAAAGCACACCCAGACCTCGGGGACGGAGATATAGATATTATGGAGGGCCAACATACCATAACAGAAGATGA
- the LOC126797116 gene encoding putative disease resistance RPP13-like protein 1 translates to MAVGEAFLSAFLQVLFDRLASNEFLGLLCGRKYDDLLEKLKITVLTVTTLLNDAEEKQFYNTEVRKWLHMTKDALYDAEDILDELASEALAFKMEAEYHTSTNKVWNWSPISTPRSPSSRRVESKLMKIIERLELIAKYKNVLGLKDNVGGRLFGSRLRSPTTSLVDESCVYGRSYDKEKIIQLLVQDEPTSSKVHVVPIVGMCGIGKTTLAQLVYNDDIVDRHFDLKVWIFVSSQFDAVRVTKTMLGSLHSGKVDLDDLNLLQVCLKEKLAGKRFLLVLDDIWNKSNNDWDLLLMPLKVGKSGSKIIVTTQNTEVASSLGTVPAYHLSGLSFEDCWSLFMSQASESRIMNVNFQAIGEGIVRRCAGLPLAVKRFGVLLRSRTEEDEWKDILDRPIWDLPDDESNILQVLSLSYHHLPAHLKPCFAYCSIFPREYELDKETLVLLWMAEGFLRQPRGKKKLEAVGDEYFHELVSRSFFQETIHNRSRYIMHNLMHELAQFVSGEFCFRLEEEIEDGDKHKAFDKARHSSYVRRQREVTTRFESFSRLERLRTFLPLDSTDGIGVSYLSSKVPNDLLPKLRCLRVLSFSACRITELPDSLGNLKHLRYLNLSRTAIEGLPDSMTMLYNLQTLILTECRSLTRLPVGMGNLTSLRHLHINGSRLEEMPSQMCALKNLQTLSKFIVSRERGWGIRDLKDMLQLKGSLHISGLQNVVNFVDAMEANLKGKQELEHLVLQWSETYDRSLNDNMPQIHRNLEDLSTRGHSVTRFPSFKETMEASALESRNNVDISRNERVEMVVLEMLQPHKSIKGITVKDYEGTRFPSWIASPLFSNIILLKVTDCRKCSEIPALGQLPSLKYLILEGMDGLKRIGAEFYGNRHSPILQFPSLETLKLNRMINLEDWSSSGVEGREDFCHLKKIEILNCPKLRRFSQHFSALKEMRIKWCEELISLPCLTNTVNALGETIEFPCLLELCIWTCPKLKRMPSVFPSLKVLEINGCQELEELPKLPFIHELELKNCNEGVLESIMGLASVTYLRLNQIPTLTCLVEGFLRHLTALEELQLANLSEMITLSDNLGWQNLLHLKHLEISECPLLKELPQCLYKLSSLKELRIWRCPSLVSFPNTGFPSTLRGLEIKGCEALQFLPEWKMHSDERSHPFEYLVIEDCSSLKSLPGGTVPRTLQHIEIQNCINLDFLPEHMIQNNTCLEFLNVSGCHSVVSFPEGTFGLPVGTSSMVMNLKQLIISNCTKLKLIPEGLHNLIHLKNLEIAECPLVEAIAEYGLPTSMLQSIKISKCQSLKSLPNRLYSLTCLQELSVEGCSNLVSFPEGGLPTNLLSLSILDCEKLLPTFEWGLHGLTCLTNLTFGGCEALVSFPEDWLLPTTLSSLQLQRLPNLESLPKRLNELTSLDSLELSECDRLQTFTEEEQPRMLQNFEILGFPLTSGFV, encoded by the coding sequence ATGGCTGTTGGAGAGGCTTTTCTCTCTGCCTTTCTTCAAGTTTTGTTTGATAGATTGGCTTCCAATGAATTTCTAGGCCTACTGTGTGGCAGGAAATATGATGATTTGCTAGAGAAGTTGAAGATCACCGTGCTAACGGTTACTACGTTGCTTAATGATGCTGAGGAGAAGCAGTTTTACAACACTGAAGTGAGGAAGTGGCTACACATGACCAAGGATGCCCTATATGATGCAGAGGATATACTCGATGAACTGGCTAGTGAAGCTTTGGCATTTAAGATGGAAGCTGAATATCATACCAGCACGAATAAGGTATGGAACTGGTCTCCTATTTCCACCCCTCGCAGTCCATCTAGTAGAAGGGTAGAATCTAAATTGATGAAGATAATTGAGCGGTTAGAGTTAATTGCCAAATATAAAAATGTTCTAGGCTTGAAAGACAATGTTGGAGGGAGGTTGTTTGGCTCAAGGCTTCGATCACCAACAACTTCGTTGGTGGATGAATCGTGTGTTTATGGCAGGAGCTATGATAAAGAGAAAATAATTCAACTTCTTGTGCAGGATGAACCAACGAGTAGTAAAGTTCATGTAGTTCCTATAGTGGGCATGTGTGGTATTGGAAAAACAACTCTTGCTCAATTGGTTTATAATGATGACATAGTGGACAGGCATTTTGATTTGAAAGTTTGGATATTTGTATCTAGTCAGTTTGATGCAGTGAGGGTGACAAAAACAATGCTTGGCTCACTCCATTCAGGAAAGGTCGATCTTGATGACTTAAATTTGCTCCAAgtttgtttgaaagaaaaattggCTGGGAAGAGGTTCTTGCTTGTTTTAGATGATATTTGGAATAAAAGTAATAATGATTGGGATCTCTTGTTGATGCCTTTGAAAGTAGGGAAAAGTGGAAGTAAGATAATAGTCACAACACAGAATACTGAGGTTGCCTCAAGCCTGGGGACTGTACCAGCATACCATTTGAGCGGTTTATCATTTGAAGATTGTTGGTCATTGTTCATGAGTCAAGCATCGGAGAGCAGAATCATGAATGTTAACTTTCAGGCCATTGGTGAGGGAATTGTGAGAAGGTGTGCTGGTTTGCCCTTGGCAgtgaaaagatttggagtCTTACTGCGGTCAAGAACTGAAGAAGATGAATGGAAAGACATTTTAGATAGACCAATATGGGATCTACCAGATGATGAAAGTAACATACTTCAAGTTTTAAGCTTGAGCTATCATCACCTTCCTGCTCATCTGAAGCCGTGTTTTGCATATTGTTCCATTTTCCCAAGAGAATATGAACTGGACAAGGAGACACTTGTTTTATTATGGATGGCAGAAGGTTTTCTTCGGCAACCTAGAGGCAAGAAAAAGTTGGAAGCTGTGGGTGATGAGTACTTTCATGAGCTAGTTTCCAGATCATTCTTTCAGGAGACTATTCACAACAGATCACGTTATATAATGCACAACCTCATGCACGAACTAGCACAGTTTGTTTCTGGAGAATTCTGTTTCAGATTGGAGGAAGAAATTGAGGATGGTGATAAACACAAAGCTTTTGACAAGGCTCGTCATTCTTCCTATGTTCGTCGTCAACGTGAGGTAACAACAAGGTTTGAGTCCTTCAGCAGACTTGAGCGCTTACGCACCTTCCTTCCATTGGATTCAACAGATGGAATTGGAGTCAGCTATTTGTCCAGCAAAGTCCCTAATGATCTGCTGCCTAAGTTAAGATGTTTAAGAGTGCTATCTTTCTCTGCATGTCGTATTACTGAACTGCCAGATTCACTTGGCAATTTAAAACACCTACGCTATTTGAACCTTTCTCGCACTGCAATTGAAGGGCTGCCTGATTCAATGACTATGCTTTACAACTTACAGACATTGATATTAACAGAATGTCGCTCTCTCACTAGGCTACCAGTAGGAATGGGGAACTTAACAAGCCTACGCCATCTTCATATCAATGGAAGCAGACTAGAAGAGATGCCGTCGCAAATGTGTGCATTAAAGAATCTTCAAACCTTGTCAAAGTTCATTGTTAGTAGAGAGAGAGGATGGGGAATTAGAGACTTGAAGGACATGCTGCAACTTAAAGGCTCACTTCACATTTCTGGGTTGCAGAATGTTGTTAACTTTGTAGATGCAATGGAGGCTAATCTGAAGGGCAAGCAAGAACTGGAGCACTTGGTGCTCCAATGGAGTGAAACTTATGATCGTTCACTAAATGATAACATGCCACAAATTCACAGAAATCTTGAAGATCTCAGCACCAGAGGACATAGTGTTACGAGATTTCCTAGTTTCAAGGAAACCATGGAGGCTTCTGCATTGGAGTCGAGAAACAATGTGGACATTTCAAGAAATGAAAGAGTTGAAATGGTTGTACTTGAGATGCTGCAACCTCATAAAAGTATAAAAGGAATCACGGTGAAGGACTATGAAGGCACAAGATTTCCTAGTTGGATTGCATCCCCATTGTTCTCCAATATTATACTTCTAAAAGTTACTGATTGCAGGAAGTGTTCAGAAATACCAGCACTTGGGCAACTACCCTCTCTAAAATATCTCATTCTTGAAGGGATGGATGGCCTCAAGAGAATAGGTGCTGAGTTTTATGGGAATCGTCACTCTCCAATCCTTCAATTTCCATCATTGGAAACTCTAAAGTTGAACCGAATGATAAACTTGGAGGACTGGTCATCTTCTGGGGTTGAAGGGAGAGAAGACTTCTGTCATCTAAAGAAGATTGAGATTCTGAACTGTCCAAAGCTTCGAAGATTTTCACAACACTTTTCTGCCTTGAAAGAAATGAGAATCAAGTGGTGTGAAGAACTGATTTCTCTTCCATGCCTTACAAATACTGTTAATGCCTTGGGAGAAACCATAGAATTCCCTTGCCTCCTGGAACTTTGTATATGGACATGTCCCAAATTAAAGAGAATGCCTAGCGTCTTTCCATCTCTGAAAGTACTTGAGATAAATGGATGTCAAGAACTAGAAGAACTGCCCAAGCTCCCTTTCATCCATGAGTTGGAACTTAAAAACTGCAATGAGGGGGTACTAGAAAGTATAATGGGGCTTGCCTCTGTTACCTACTTGCGTTTGAATCAGATTCCCACTCTAACATGTCTAGTTGAAGGATTTCTGCGGCACTTGACAGCTCTTGAAGAGTTGCAGCTTGCAAATCTAAGTGAGATGATCACTTTGTCTGATAATCTTGGATGGCAAAACCTCTTGCACCTCAAGCACTTGGAAATTTCAGAATGTCCACTCCTCAAAGAGCTGCCGCAATGCTTGTACAAACTCTCCTCTCTCAAGGAGCTTAGAATCTGGAGATGTCCTTCGCTTGTATCATTTCCGAACACAGGCTTTCCTTCCACTCTTAGAGGCCTTGAGATCAAAGGTTGCGAGGCCCTGCAGTTCCTACCAGAGTGGAAGATGCACAGTGACGAGCGATCCCatccgtttgagtatctggtAATTGAAGATTGTTCTTCTTTAAAGTCTTTACCAGGAGGAACGGTTCCTCGTACACTTCAGCACATTGAAATCCAAAATTGTATAAATTTGGATTTCCTCCCCGAGCACATGATTCAGAACAACACTTGTCTTGAATTCCTCAACGTTTCTGGGTGTCACTCTGTTGTGTCCTTTCCAGAAGGTACTTTTGGGCTCCCTGTAGGCACATCTAGCATGGTGATGAACCTTAAACAACTCATCATCAGCAACTGCACCAAACTCAAGTTGATTCCTGAAGGCCTTCACAATCTTATCCATCTCAAAAACTTGGAAATTGCCGAGTGTCCACTGGTTGAGGCTATTGCAGAGTATGGCCTGCCTACCTCCATGCTGCAGTCCATCAAGATATCAAAATGCCAAAGCCTCAAGTCCCTACCAAATCGCCTGTATAGTCTCACATGTCTTCAAGAACTATCTGTTGAAGGTTGCTCCAATCTTGTGTCATTTCCAGAGGGTGGCTTGCCTACCAATCTACTGTCGCTTTCGATCCTGGACTGCGAGAAACTCTTGCCGACGTTTGAGTGGGGGTTACATGGGCTCACATGTCTCACCAACCTCACTTTTGGCGGTTGTGAAGCTCTGGTTTCGTTCCCAGAGGACTGGTTGTTGCCTACCACTTTATCCTCTCTTCAACTTCAGAGATTGCCAAATCTTGAATCCCTTCCCAAGAGACTGAATGAACTTACCTCTCTGGATAGCCTGGAGCTATCAGAATGTGACAGACTTCAGACCTTTACAGAAGAGGAGCAACCAAGGATGCTTCAGAATTTTGAAATTCTGGGATTTCCTCTTACAAGTGGCTTTGTCTAA
- the LOC126799100 gene encoding monothiol glutaredoxin-S15, mitochondrial: MARSISNLLFKGISYSGLPASRSSTIAPGLLNLNGMRFSTSAPNDPDTHDDFKPKSKISGSGLSLKDIVEQDVKDNPVMLYMKGVPNAPQCGFSSLAVRVLSLYHVPMSARNILEDPELKNAVKAFSYWPTFPQIFIKGEFIGGSDIILNMHQNGELKEKLKDIAANQEKLE; this comes from the exons ATGGCTAGGTCAATCTCAAATTTGCTATTCAAGGGTATCTCATATTCAGGCCTCCCAGCTTCTCGTTCTTCCACAATT GCTCCTGGGTTGCTTAATCTCAATGGAATGCGATTCTCCACCTCTGCGCCGAATGATCCCGACACACATGATGACTTTAAACCCAAATCTAAGATTTCCGGTTCCGGCCTTAGCTTGAAGGACATTGTTGAACAG gATGTCAAGGATAACCCCGTAATGCTTTACATGAAAGGAGTGCCTAATGCTCCTCAATGTGGATTCAGCTCACTTGCAGTGAGAGTATTATCATTATACC ATGTTCCTATGAGTGCTAGAAATATCTTGGAAGATCCTGAGCTGAAAAATGCTGTGAAAGCCTTTAG CTACTGGCCAACATTTCCGCAAATTTTCATCAAGGGGGAGTTTATTGGAGGGTCAGATATTATTCTCAATATGCATCAG AATGGTGAGCTGAAGGAAAAGCTCAAGGATATTGCAGCCAATCAAGAAAAGTTGGaataa